In Miscanthus floridulus cultivar M001 chromosome 8, ASM1932011v1, whole genome shotgun sequence, the sequence attacttcattagctaaccattctaggtaagcacatgttcaactttcaagcaagggttaagcaattagaaccatttcatcatctttcatcttctagttcttactacggtgctagaccatagccaagtcataccgtctcatgaaaatggtgattcatgaactaatgtatcctagctaggtaccccaaaacgcATGCCCcatttataccccaggcacaaacaagaccaaccaattccactcctgtcacggggtctaggtcctcatccaaacttggactccaagcccccacacttgagacccggtctcaacatggtgcttagacctccacctttccccgcctctaattagtcagtccggaaagggccagaacccacgacaagagcgtaatgagccttcgtgctcccataagcaagtatgtgcttaggataataagtctatgacctgactaccatccacagcaacggatgaTCCTTAATTGACAtgaatagggaaaacagtgtaaccaagctaagccccgttggctgcgggacacaacctgttacacccaccaatacccataccatattcctgccctgtctccattttttatttcatcattttattatgagagtaataataatcccctattgtgagcagtggcaggttactcacgctaccgatgacctaagcatagcatctactcgaacctgcactagtaagactcttaggataggtatatctatgcatgtggtttccataaaattcctgtaacataaatgcacaacacatatatatacggtgaattataaaatagaggttatgcatcggggcttgccttgggcaggcgcggtgtcagctaagTCAATCAGTGGTGGCTTTGGGtcctcctcctacacgagaatctcctcctcgtactcctcaatgatctcctcgaactcatgatcgccggtggtcacgatctccgccaactcgttctctacatgcatgcgatgatgatgcaacacttagcatttaggcaacaacaactcttaaaataagaatacacatactaagctactaagatagctctaatgactaagatactaagctaactatcattttcatcaagcaaagtgttgggttcaactaacaaacccatagcttggcaatttaaggatatatctttatttctaatagtgatttaatatatatattgaaacaaagagcatttaactaccctaatgcttagcctattctaaagctataaaaattatagtgagcacataataatacaatgaaactgctctaaaaatttcaggatcaaaactatcatcaattcaccacaaaaaatcctacaataattaacttaatattattaagcattaTCAAATGACTTAATAGCTCCTAATGTCAACatatataaacatgaactaaatacaccaacagatagagcacaattttaggaacctaacaaaatttgtttcataatttttggacacctatatgattttatattaattaccaaagattagctcagaaattaaattagaaaactatttctaattccttatgaaaacaaAAAGTGAATCTCCTGCGCGGCTCACGCGTGGCTGGCCCGCTCACGAGGCAGCCCATGGTGGGGGAGTCCCGCGCACGTtggcgcttttgcaaaagagacctcgcaTTTCTCCCAAATCACAACTAAGTGCTAACACTATTTCTCCCTctctcagaccttctcacttaaccccctgtcctttccctaattcacccacgcGCACCCCCGGCAGCTCAGTGCACATCGGCATGGCAGACAATGACATAGCATGACCGCGTCGGCCACTAGAGGCTCGTGCTGGCTCATCGGTCGGGTTGATCTTCGACTACAGTCCAACCGCCTACACCAAGTAGCAACGTGAGGCGGCGGGACGCGTTGGAGCGAGCTACAGCGATGCGTGGCCGTCCGCGATGGTGGCGCGGCTGCCTCGGCGAACTTGAGCACCTACgaacctaactggctagcgagggagcatcagtagactatcgtggacctagccgaggtgacgattggggtggaggatggcggaggaggTGTGGCCACGTGCGGCTGAACCGTGCGGCGACACACCATGGTGGCATGGTCTCGTCAGCGGtgatggggaggcggtagcggttccatTGGCGTGTGCAAGGTGGAGAGAgaggcaaggcgaagctagtggtgcaggtgaattggctcgggagggacggtaggagggctaCCCTTGTCCACGGTCGAACGTGGCCTTATCGGCATGGCGGCAGGAAAAGCATCAGATTGGAGCTTGGTAGTGCCTTCTTCATGGCTAGGTCGGGTCGGGCAGCAAGAGAACTTGATGGTGAAGCCACAGACATGCTGAGTTAAATGGAAGTGTTCACTTGGTGGCCAATTGGATGGCACGGCTCGACAGCTGcaacagagggagagagagacaagGTGGCAAGTGGGCTCGTCTCGATCTTGCCTTGGTGGGACATGGCCAACGTGATCTAGGCTCGACGCATGCATAGACGCAATGGATAAGCACGTGCGTCCACGACCGGCATGGCCCGTGtggccgtagtgccataaatgacaAGGCGACGGTGAGCTCAACCAAGTGCGCTGACAGTGGCGGCATCGAACTGGGCTAGCAGCGGCGCAGAGGTGTAGAGGGAGGCGCGGACATGACGGTGAGGCGACGGCACCGGCAGCAGCTGCGTCATGGCGTGGGGCAGATCCACGATGTGGCAGCGCGACGAGGCAGGCTGCAGCGTCGCCCGGCCgtgcgagcagcagcagcggttCCACGCGGTAGAGCCAGTGGTGGCTAGGCCAGGGCAGTCACAGCCAGACACGCATGGCAGTGCGCGTGCGCACGCAGAGCAAGCAGGCATGGCGACGTCGCACCCCCAAGACGTGGTGACCGCGCTCACCCGGTGAACTAGCCCGAAATCATGTCTTGCACGAGTTTGaaagcgcctataaaaactaaacgatTGCTCTagaacctaaaccatcttcaccatgctccagagaggatatgaggctaccaacccgagctaaaacacgacaccaccttctaactcgatttcacaaaataaatcaccAAACATTGCATTGTCTAGCTGTCAACATACTTAAAAATATTCTAAATTTTTtagctgaacttgattccaaattacatttctaggctattagaaatgttggctagcacTGTTATTTTTCTacggcaagtatttcattgccatctacaaagttcatattccaaactttatttagcgccacatatatgttctatagcatttttgttcaataaaaattaattttaaaccctaattgatacatatgagttatggaatagcttattatttaatatttttattgatcatctgaagttacaaaaatgttatctacacattccatcacatacattatcacataaacatgatgctcatgacataatttagtagtttgtttagggcgtaacaccgagggtgttacagcaccgcccatggggtggcggtgccccaccTGGGCACCTCCTTCTCGGCCTCTCCAGCCGGTCACCGTGCACCAGATAGGGCATGGCGGTGCCCTCGGGGCAACACCACAAGCCCAGCTACGcttccttttcttcacctttttcaccacctttgcaaatgtgctaacactccaagtgtttcaccatcacgtgcaagtgtgctagcattttcacaatcatttttcaaaggttaatcactttctcaccgattgtgcactaggcctaaaatgcatatacaagttttccaacacctagtggcactagatgatcgagttgtccgataagagctcccctcttaatagtatgaccatctatcctaaatgtaatcacactctctatagtatcttgatcaccgaaaacaaaatggccctataattatacctttgccttgagcccgttttgtttttctctttcttcttttcaaaatccggagcttgatcatcaccatggactccaccatcaccatggtcTTCTCCATTTGCTCCATTACTTGGAacgtgctatctatctcataatcactagagTAATATGTTAGcactttagggtttcatcaattcaccaaaaccaaactagagctttcacctatgCATGTGCCTCCAAGGTTCTCCCTCACCAGGTCAACATCCTTTAGTGCGCAGAGGCGTCATTCCCACAAGTTGATAAGCCCATGGAAGAAATAGTGCCTCCAAGGTTCTCCCTCACCAGGTCAACATCCTTTAGTGCGCAGAGGCGTCATTCCCACAAGTTGATAAGCCCATGGAAGAAATAGTGATATACTTCATGGCTAGCTAGCATTGATATTTATGGTTTCAGCAATCAATACTATATCATTGGAAAGGTATATGAGTCTAGTTTCCTGCGCAACAATCGGTGCATCTTTTGGACTTCTGATCTAGGAATTATGACTATGCTAGTGGAAGTTGTTAAGGTTGTTTTGTGACTGCGGGAGAAATTTATCCACAAAGATGATCTTTTGCCTGCTTTTACTTATGCTTATTTTACACCCAATTAACAGtatgttcctagtataaataatCCATGTCCATCATCTGAGGGAGTTGATATTGATATGATATGAGAATTGAGCATGACTCTTCTTTGAGAAACCCGTAGAGAAAGCTCTGGTGCTAGTTGATCTTGTTGAGTGATCTTCGAGTGATTTTAGTTTTATCCAACCCACCACCACATACCTTTTTGTGAGTCGATACTTATTATTTGGTAATCAGAGCTTAAGGTTATGGCTAGTCGTCTAGCGAACTCCGGTAGCAACAACATCAAGTGCATGATCCTCAAAGCTTTCCAGGTAGCAAAAGCCATCTCCATGTCGGTAGGTTTCCTTAGGGACTAAAATACAATGGAAATACAGTTTTCCTAGGGTTTTTATGACTTCCCCTATGAATATGAACCCTAGGAAAACTTGTGAATTCCAGTAGTGAAGGTTTGGGAGAATAACTTCTCCAAATTCAAGAACACCTAGAGCGTCTTGAAGCCGCTAGCCACGAACCACATCGTCAAGAAGGTGCTGGTCATGAGAGAGCTCACCGCCATGCACATCGACAAGTCTCAAAGAACTCAGCAATGAAGATGAAAACGGTTTTAATCCTTTTGCTGATCCTACGATAATTCTAATTCTAGTGAAGAAGAGGATATTTGTTCTCAAATTTGTGTTGGCAAACATCGAAACAACTTTCACTATGTGTTGATCTTCCTGAATTTGAGGGGAAGTTTGATCCTGATAATTTATTGAATGGCTAAACACATGAACTTgaggacaagtttgatcctaATGGATTTATTTAATTGCTTAACACCACGGAGCATGTTTTTGCTTATAAGGACACTTCTATTTGGTGGAAACAACTCCAATGCTATCGTGCTCAGCTAGGGGAAAGGCGCATTAGACCATGGGACAACTCCAACGCTATCGTGCTCAGCTAGGGAAAAGGCGCATAGAACATAGAAGAAGAGAAGGGAGTTGTTCAAGAAGTTCTTACCCAAAAACTATCTCCAAGATGCCTACAACTTACAATCCATGATTACTTACTCAGACTCCCAAGCAAAGAAGCACAACGATAATATATTGAAGAAAAGATTCGAATACCAGTGACTAATTAACAGTTGTCGCATAAACTGTTAAAATTCAAAGTTACTACTAGAGAAAAGAGACGCGTCAGCACGATAGCCCCACAGAAACTTCTGGCAAGTAGTACTACTGCCTATAGGATAGCACATTTGCTGCCCTGGCTCTGCGCCATCCTCCGGAACTCCTCGTTTTCCATTTGAGCCTTCTTGAGGCTCTCCTTGAGCTTCTGGATCTCCGCTTCTGATTTCAGCCTAGCTTCATACGCCACCTTCTCAGCTTCCAGCCTTGCGTTCTGTTCTTCCATGAGTTGCTGTTGCAGCTTCTCCACAGTGCAGTTTAACTTTTCCTCGACCTATATATGAATATATGCCCAAGTCAATGTAACTTTTAGATAAATCAACTTGTAAGAACAAAACATTCCCAAAACATCCATTTGTCATGATTTCGCTTAAACAAATTTGACATGCTAAATAGTACTGATTTGTAAGTCTCACGTGCTAAATAGTAATTCTactggaaaaagtctacttaacccccacctttcatacttggtttacttcacccccaactatgaaaccgtctgttttaccccctgaactttctaaaaccgtctattttacccctgggCAGTTTTtgacagcgggtttgctacagtacagAGGTTTGCTACAGTACCAGTGGTTTTGaattcctttttttatttattttcggtgaatttttgaaaaatcatagaaaaatcataaaatgaaaaatctaattttattagactccacatgagtagatctacacagtgaatatataatacggtatgctttagtacaatttttttttttgctttagattaattggaaaatccaatttccgcccactgtagcaaaccaccgctactgtagcaaaaccgctgtcGAAAAACCACCCAGggagtaaaatagacggttttagaaagttcagggggtaaaacagacggtttcatagtttggggggtgaagtagaccaagtatgaaaggtgggggttaagtagactttttcctaattCTAATGATAAAATTGCTGCAGACTGGACCAGTAATTCTAATGAAAAATCTTAAGATCACAAGTTCTATATATTCTTATTAAATAAGGGGCTTATAGATTAAGCAATAACTGTCTTTCAGCAAAACAAGTTTCATGATAGTTCAATACAATAATGTTGTGCTCAAGAATGTCTGACAGCCAACCCTTGCCCAAACAGATCTTGTGGTCCTAGAAATTTGCACGTGTTGCAATATCTTAGATGTCACAGATGCATTTGAGTATTTAACTTAATTCCGGTAAAATAGCATCCCCAGAGCATGATTGATTACGACTAAAGAGGTGTTGCTTTGCAACACGTTCATTCTAGATAGATCCTAAAATtccaaatgtgtttttgaataggATAAGCTCTTACCATGCTGGTTATGTGTGCAAGCTGTTCATCCCTAGTTCTATGAATCTCCTTCTTCAACTCAGATATCTGCTCTTCTGAATACCCCAAGGTATGCACCTCTTTTTCTCTATCATGCACCTCCTACACAAGATGAGACaaatagtaagaactaaaattcAAAACTTGAATATCAACAAATTTATCATTTACCTTGATGCGAGTAAACATTTGATCTGAAAATGGTTTTCCTCCATTGTTTGCACAAACTGAGTCCACTACATCAAGCAATTTGTCAAGTTGCTGCGCTTGGAGCCTTCGGTCATTGGTCATGTTATCGAAGACGACAACTCTGTTTTGGCATAGCTCAACAACATTCTGTATTCAAAATAACCAATATATATTAACTTGACTAAAGGCCATATGACTAAATGATGTAAGAGAGGCGAGAAGTCAATCTATTAAGGCAGCAAAATAACCTGCAAATACTCTGGCGCATTATTTAGCATGTTCTTCAACTTAGATTCACCAACTAGATCTCCATAAGTAAAAACTACAATCATGTGGTCCACAATCTTTTCCCCAAAGAAGACCTTAATGGTCTCAATTGTACTTGCATCCTCTCGAGAAAACCGAGATGTGGCAGAAAAAACCATCAGAACTGCATGTATCCCATCTTTAGCCATGTTCATACATTTAACAATCTCTTTACCAGCATCATCACATGTAATGCTCATATCAAATAACCCTATAGGAAGTTTAAGTTAGTAACTAGCCCAAAATAACAAACTTGAACAACATTGCAAGAAAAGAACCGGTGGCTATGAATACCTTTTAAATATAAATCAGGGACCATCAGAAGGAGCATTTTCTAAGTATTCTAGGCTTTTAAAAAAGGTGTCATGTTATGCACAATTTTCATATTTCACTACTCACTATAATGCATAAAAGTTATTTTTACCTCTTGAACAAAAAAAAATGCAGTGTGAATATATCATAAAAACAAAGGACACAAAAACAAAGGATAACTAGTATGCTTCAACAAGCAACTGGGAAACACCTATGAAACCTTCTCGTTCATTAAGTATTTTAAGTATGGGACTTTTCAGATTTTTTTTGCGAACACAACTGAGCACATATTTCGTTAAAGAGCAAGTGCGACTGCACGCGCACCCGAATCCAGAAGTGGCTCAGGCGGTCAACAGTTTTTACTTTTTAATACACAAAAACAACCGAAAAGCGACCTGGACCTAGAATTTTCATATTATATAGTAAAAACTTCTTTTGCCAAGATGAAAAGTACCTCCAAAGAATGAAAATCCCTTCATAACAGTGGCACTTCTTCATATGGTAATAGCAAGCATCAAGTTTTATCAATATAAAAAGTTAACTTCAGTGAGTAAACTACTTCATGTAAACATTGCACTATACACCACCATGCTAAACGTGAGGGTAGCAGGTCGCTTCTCCACTcagtttgaatggataaataaaGTAACAAACCATGGGTCCTATAGCAAACATCATAATAACAATGATACTAATTAACAAACCAGAGAAAAAAGACAGGTAAGGATGAAATGTGGCACAAGATCAGATCTAGCATCACAAATTTATAACACCAAAAAGACCGACAGATTGAACAGATAGAAATAACATTAAAAATGGAAGTCTTACCTGGTGTATCAATAACATTGATGGTGCGGCCGTCCTTCAGGGTAGTGCTTCCCAACTGACAAGTATTAGTAACACTGGCATGTGAATATTCTGATACAAATGCTTTCCGTCCAAGGATGCTATTTCCAGTTGCACTCTTGCCATAGCCAAGTTTCCCAACAAGAACAAGAGTGATATCGGCACTGGGCAACACCCACTCATCATCGTACTGGCTTCCACCCATTACAAGTGGTGATGACAATGCTTTACAAGAACTGTTCAGGTAATCAGGACATTAGGACTTCACTAAGGTACCAATTATCTTAAATGACTGACCACATTAAAGTTATGTAACAAAACTAGCAAATGAACTGATGAAAGAGAAGTCCATGCACATCAAATCTAGTTAAAAAAGTATAGTCACAGTTTAAGCAGCATAGACACTTTTCAGTCAAACTTTCTAAAATGATTAACCAGTGGCCAAATTCATTGTTTTAAGTTTAAATTAAGAAAGGTCAGGTTAAATTATCTTTCTGAATGCAAAGGTTCAATTGAATTGTTATGAAAAAAATCATGTTATCTCAGGAAAAAAAAACGCTTAGCTCAAAAGTCCTGtgtaacatgaaaataaaagataagACTCAAAATCCCCATCTTTTTATTTCCATTTGTCATTGTTAACTGGTAAGATTTATAAAAAAATCATGGCATGTCAGAAGGCAGATATAATGGATGAATCATTTTGTTTTACAAGTTAAAAGTGCAAGAAAAAGTGGAATGACCATACTACCGATGAATGCCAACAGTTCAAATCTACATATTTTGACCATATACGGTCACTAAAGAATATTATATGCAACAGGGCAGGATAAGGCCAAAGTTAGCCTAGAATATTTTGACCAGAAGGCTGGAACAAGTTACCCTAAAATGCAACTTCATATCATATATcaacaaaaaaggaaaaactttagTATGGCACACCTATTCCAAATCAGAAACTAAAACCATCCCAATCTGAACCAAAACTTACAGCCTTCACCAGATTAGACCTATTGAATGAAATTGACTGTGAACCGCCAAAGCTACCAAAAATTTCAAATCGGTAAACCGACAGTGCCACACATATTTTACAGTCTAGATTAGTTCATATGAAAAAGAACAATCGGGGATTAGGAACCACTCGCTTGAAAAAGACCAGGGTTGTGAACCACCGACCGTGTTGAGTGGGGAGTTAGATCAAATATTTTTTCAAAACAAAGAAAGATGCTTGtcgggaagaagaagagagagagaaattAAATGTGAAACTATAAGATAGAATTGTAACTCCTGGACTAATTTCATGTTGTTCTCTCCCTCAAATTTCAGAGGGCTGCTTATATCAGCAAGAAAATCCACAGCAGATTATATCATTGCAAAGAATCGATTATGTACTACCGGTGTGCAAGCAAAGCTGATCAGCGTAGTGGAGTGCATCATCAACTCTACTCAATTTTGACTACCTAAATCCTAAACGCATCTCTGATGCCTAAACAAATTCCCAGAATCAATAATCAAGATGCCTATATATTGCGCAAAAACCCAATCTACTACAGCGCTGCCACAGCAAAGCAGGGCGCTAAATGCACATGGAAATAATGA encodes:
- the LOC136477464 gene encoding immune-associated nucleotide-binding protein 9-like; translated protein: MGGSQYDDEWVLPSADITLVLVGKLGYGKSATGNSILGRKAFVSEYSHASVTNTCQLGSTTLKDGRTINVIDTPGLFDMSITCDDAGKEIVKCMNMAKDGIHAVLMVFSATSRFSREDASTIETIKVFFGEKIVDHMIVVFTYGDLVGESKLKNMLNNAPEYLQNVVELCQNRVVVFDNMTNDRRLQAQQLDKLLDVVDSVCANNGGKPFSDQMFTRIKEVHDREKEVHTLGYSEEQISELKKEIHRTRDEQLAHITSMVEEKLNCTVEKLQQQLMEEQNARLEAEKVAYEARLKSEAEIQKLKESLKKAQMENEEFRRMAQSQGSKCAIL